The segment GCCGCGCGAACGCCGCGGTCGCTGCACGTCGTCTACATCAATACCAGCCTGGACACGAAAGCGCGGGCGCACCACATCGTCCCCACGATCACGTGTACGTCGTCCAACGTCGTCCAGACGGTGCTGCAGGCCGCCGCGCAGATCGACGGCGTTCACATCTGGTTCGGCCCCGACACGTACATGGGCCACAACCTGCGCGAGCTGCTGTCGGGGCTCGCGTCGCTCGGCGACGCGGCCGTGCGGGAGGTGCATCCGGCGCACGACGCGGCGAGCGTCGCGGACCTGCTCGAGCGCTTTCACCACTTCGAGCAGGGCGTGTGCATCGTCCACCACATGTTCGGCGACCATGTGGTCGCGGCGGTTCGCGAGCAATGTGCCGACGCGTTCATCACGGCGCACCTCGAGGTGCCGGGAGAGATGTTCGCCCTCGCTCTGCAGGCGCAACGGCAGGGGCGCGGCGTCGTCGGGTCGACGTCGAACATCTTGTCGTTCGTCGCCGGCAAGGTGGAGCAGGCGGCGGCCGCCGGCGCCGGCGGGCGGCTGCGGTTCGTACTCGGCACCGAAGCGGGAATGATCACGTCCATCGTCCGCCGGGTGCAGGCGATCTTGCGCGAGCGGCGCGCGGCGGGGGCGCCGGCCGTCGAGGTGGAGATCGTGTTTCCGGTCGCCGCCGAGGCCGTCGCGGCCACCGACGACGCGGACCTCCGCGTGGTGCCCGGCGTGGCCGGCGGCGAGGGATGCTCAACCGCCGGCGGCTGCGCGACCTGCCCCTACATGAAGATGAACTCGCTCGACGCGCTGATGGACTTGCTCGACCGCGTGCGCCCCGGCGAGCCGGACCTGGCGGCCTACTTCCCCCGCAAGTACGTCGACCGCATCGGCGGCCGCACGATCGCCGACCTCGGCAGCGAGCCGATCTTGCACATGCGCCACTTCCAGCGCACGGGGACCCTGCCCGCCGCGCTCGTGGCCGACGTGCTCGGACGCGCCGCGGCGGCACACTCCGTCGGCTGACGATCCCGCCGGCGGCGCAACCGGGTCCCGAGGGCATATCGCTTCTCGGATCCTCAAGCGCCCGCGCGCGCGGCCGAATCGGATCGCGGAGCGGTATGGCCACGCTCGTTCCACACGCGCGCCGCCTGGACGCCGCCGCATTGCCGGCGAACGTGTTCGTCGGGCGGCAGCCCATCTTCGACCGCCGGCAGCAGACGGTCGGCTACGAGCTTCTGTACCGCACGAGCGAGGACAACCGCGCGGTGTTCGACGACGCCAACCGCGCGTCGCTGATCACGCTCGTCAACGCCGTGCTGGAAGTCGGCCTCGACCGCCTCGTCGGGCCGCGCGCCCGCGCGTTCGTCAACGTGACGCGCGACGTGCTGCTGTCCGAGTACATCGACGCGCTGCCGCCGCGCCGGGTCGTCCTCGAAATCCTCGAGGATGTCCCCCCCGACCGCGACGTGGTCGATCGGCTGCGCGGTCTGCGGCGCGCGGGCTATTTCATCGCGCTCGACGACTTCGTCCCCGGGACCGGACGCGACGAGCTCATCGAGCACGCGAACCTCGTCAAGCTGGACGTCCTCGGCAAGCCTGCCGACGCGATCCGCGCCGAGGCCGACGCGGTACGGCCGCTGTGCGGCAGGCTGCTCGCGGAAAAAGTCGAAACCATCGACCAGTTCGAGCTGTGCAAGGCGCTCGGGTTCGTCCGCTTCCAGGGGTTCTTCCTCGCCCGCCCGAACGTGGTGAGCGGCCGGCGAATCGCCGCCACCCGCCAGGCCGCGATGGCGCTGTTGGCAAAAGTTCACGACCCGCGCGTGAGCCTGCGCGAGCTCGAGAGCGCGGTGGTGTGCGATCCGGCCGTGAGCTACAAGCTGTTGCGCTACGTCAACTCGGCGGCTCTCGGACTGCGCGCGAAGGTCGTGTCGATCCGCCACGCGCTCGTCCTCGTCGGCATGAGCCGCATCCGCTCGTGGGTCAGCTTCCTGGCGCTGGCGGGCATCGAGGACAAGCCGCGCGAACTCGTCGTCGCCGCCATGGTGCGCGGCCGCACGTGCGAGTTGCTTGCCCGCGCCGCGGGCAAGCCGAACCCGGATTCGTACTTTGCCGTCGGGTTGCTGTCGCTGTTGGACGCGCTGATGGACCGGCCGATGGCGGAACTGGTCGACGGGCTGCCGCTGTCGGAGGACGTTGCCGGCGCCCTGCTCGAGGAGTCCGGCGAACTCGGCGCCGCGCTGGCGTGCGTCCGCGCCTACGAACGCGACGCGGACACGTCGTGGGCCGAGCGGCTCGGCGTGCCGCCCGAGCGGATCCGCGACGCCTACCTGGAGGCGATCGCGTGGACGGATGACGCGCTCGCGCGCGTCGGTTGACGGCGGCGACGCCGGCTAGCGGGCGACATCCCCGCCGGCGTCGTGCGCCGTGCGCTCGCGCGTCACG is part of the Deltaproteobacteria bacterium genome and harbors:
- a CDS encoding HDOD domain-containing protein; the encoded protein is MLNRRRLRDLPLHEDELARRADGLARPRAPRRAGPGGLLPPQVRRPHRRPHDRRPRQRADLAHAPLPAHGDPARRARGRRARTRRGGTLRRLTIPPAAQPGPEGISLLGSSSARARGRIGSRSGMATLVPHARRLDAAALPANVFVGRQPIFDRRQQTVGYELLYRTSEDNRAVFDDANRASLITLVNAVLEVGLDRLVGPRARAFVNVTRDVLLSEYIDALPPRRVVLEILEDVPPDRDVVDRLRGLRRAGYFIALDDFVPGTGRDELIEHANLVKLDVLGKPADAIRAEADAVRPLCGRLLAEKVETIDQFELCKALGFVRFQGFFLARPNVVSGRRIAATRQAAMALLAKVHDPRVSLRELESAVVCDPAVSYKLLRYVNSAALGLRAKVVSIRHALVLVGMSRIRSWVSFLALAGIEDKPRELVVAAMVRGRTCELLARAAGKPNPDSYFAVGLLSLLDALMDRPMAELVDGLPLSEDVAGALLEESGELGAALACVRAYERDADTSWAERLGVPPERIRDAYLEAIAWTDDALARVG